One window of Metamycoplasma arthritidis genomic DNA carries:
- the holA gene encoding DNA polymerase III subunit delta: MYFIRGNENYFIDEEVAKISNALQSQYGENFKVYLFSQQFNFEEVVDLISNTDIFSTNKLLIFKDLLWFNEKNAKVDKNLVDEFLYLISTAVSDSTIVFTNFQEKYAKTFKPSELYKFIEKNAKLIEVEKLSDRQIYAFVQKLIKSRGGTIDDFTLVELVSSLPNNLNLIENEITRLMLEKKEITPGMIANSNLSISSNISYAFSDAFIKFNSFSEIIKKLQEQLNYGIHPSQILAQIAQILSDCQRIYFLKKQAQSLDNIAKSLNLHIYRIKLLNSLLIKLEYSQVKRSLNELSKLDEDIKNDRIDGGLGLKIFLLNLINM; this comes from the coding sequence ATGTATTTTATTAGAGGAAATGAAAACTATTTTATTGACGAAGAAGTCGCTAAAATTAGCAACGCTCTTCAAAGCCAATATGGTGAAAATTTTAAAGTTTACTTGTTTTCACAACAATTTAATTTTGAAGAAGTAGTCGATTTAATTTCAAATACCGATATTTTCTCAACTAATAAATTGCTAATTTTTAAAGATTTACTGTGATTTAATGAAAAAAATGCTAAAGTAGATAAAAATCTTGTTGATGAATTTTTATATTTAATTTCTACGGCCGTTAGCGATAGCACTATTGTTTTCACTAATTTTCAAGAAAAGTATGCCAAAACATTTAAACCTTCGGAGCTTTATAAATTTATTGAAAAGAATGCTAAATTGATTGAAGTTGAAAAATTAAGTGACCGTCAAATCTATGCTTTTGTTCAAAAATTAATTAAATCAAGAGGCGGCACAATTGATGATTTTACCTTAGTGGAACTTGTTTCATCATTACCCAATAATCTAAACTTAATTGAAAATGAAATTACGCGGTTGATGTTAGAAAAAAAAGAAATAACTCCAGGAATGATTGCTAATAGTAACTTAAGTATCTCTAGCAATATTAGTTATGCTTTTTCGGATGCTTTTATTAAATTTAACTCGTTTTCTGAGATCATCAAAAAACTCCAAGAACAGTTAAACTATGGGATTCATCCTAGCCAAATCCTTGCCCAAATAGCTCAGATTCTTAGTGATTGTCAAAGAATTTATTTCCTTAAAAAACAAGCTCAATCGTTAGATAATATTGCTAAATCCTTAAACCTTCATATCTATCGGATCAAATTATTAAATTCACTTTTAATTAAATTAGAATATTCACAAGTTAAAAGAAGTTTAAATGAACTTAGCAAACTAGATGAAGATATTAAAAATGATAGGATTGATGGCGGGTTAGGACTAAAAATCTTTTTGCTTAACTTAATCAATATGTAA
- a CDS encoding alpha-amylase family glycosyl hydrolase: MKKNEAKKMILYELKLESFKDGNISGRGDSLGLWSRNYYFDFLKVNTIVIDDILSQYENATNLEEVKQRHGSLSEFITMTKNYFKKGIFISPTIDFKKLKQTYLNWNNMMYLYDIEKKETSPFASDLDRYSNNNYLNPNNSIVELANIVIYFEKIINFYFQCGIKVFTLENFDFLIAKQNFKNKKSNFRFLQDLYKMIKRLSAKNIVILKSHHFTKVTYLKMAKLKEPCFDYLYLNHLSLLDIDPTLPFIRKRPLNLKHFLKQYRPFSNDARFIMSLGSNLVGRINSRWGDEKAYFSESAKSFLLVMFAAKNSAAIYYGDELGMLQANIKKPSDFFDKNYNEDKRFYESINVSKETYFEIRKSLDKISANNLMSWNDRRNSGFSDHHSPHNLVAKNFEKNNVTNQAQDPTSPLNFVDFLISLWKKSEFNSILEKGTAKVSLSCAKILKIKRTYKHNKILFILNMTNKARKMNLLKDWRILGSTYFNKFYASIPNKLDPFESLILVKTTKSASEFSKEDLTETVVVDV, from the coding sequence ATGAAAAAAAATGAAGCTAAAAAAATGATTCTATATGAGCTTAAATTAGAGTCGTTTAAAGATGGCAATATAAGTGGTCGCGGCGACTCATTAGGCCTTTGATCGCGGAATTATTATTTTGATTTTTTAAAAGTTAATACAATTGTGATTGATGACATTTTATCGCAATATGAAAATGCTACTAATTTAGAAGAAGTTAAACAACGCCATGGCTCGTTAAGTGAATTTATCACTATGACAAAGAATTATTTTAAAAAAGGAATTTTCATTAGTCCAACAATCGATTTTAAAAAATTAAAGCAAACTTATTTAAATTGAAATAACATGATGTATCTATATGACATCGAAAAAAAAGAAACCTCTCCCTTTGCTTCTGATCTTGACCGTTATAGTAATAATAACTACTTAAATCCTAACAACAGTATTGTTGAACTTGCCAACATAGTTATTTATTTTGAAAAAATCATTAACTTCTACTTTCAATGTGGCATTAAAGTTTTTACTTTAGAAAATTTTGATTTTTTAATTGCTAAACAAAACTTTAAAAACAAAAAAAGCAACTTTCGATTTTTACAAGATCTTTATAAAATGATTAAAAGATTGAGCGCAAAAAATATTGTTATTTTAAAATCTCATCATTTTACAAAAGTCACATATTTGAAAATGGCAAAATTAAAAGAACCATGTTTTGATTATTTATACCTAAATCATCTGTCACTACTAGATATTGATCCCACTTTACCTTTTATTAGAAAAAGACCTTTAAACCTTAAACATTTTTTAAAACAATATCGTCCTTTTAGTAATGACGCACGCTTTATTATGTCATTAGGATCTAATTTAGTTGGCAGAATTAATTCACGCTGGGGTGATGAAAAAGCTTATTTTTCTGAAAGCGCCAAAAGCTTTTTATTAGTCATGTTTGCCGCTAAAAACTCAGCAGCCATTTACTACGGCGATGAATTAGGCATGTTACAAGCTAACATTAAAAAACCAAGTGATTTTTTTGACAAGAATTACAATGAAGATAAACGTTTTTACGAAAGCATTAACGTTAGCAAAGAAACGTATTTTGAAATAAGAAAAAGCCTTGATAAAATTAGTGCTAACAATTTAATGAGTTGAAACGATCGTAGAAATAGTGGCTTTTCCGATCACCACAGTCCTCATAATTTGGTAGCCAAAAATTTTGAAAAAAACAATGTTACAAATCAAGCCCAAGACCCAACATCACCACTTAATTTTGTTGATTTTTTAATATCATTATGGAAAAAAAGCGAATTTAATAGCATCCTAGAAAAAGGTACTGCTAAAGTGTCGTTAAGTTGTGCCAAAATTCTGAAAATCAAACGAACTTATAAGCATAACAAAATCCTTTTTATTCTTAATATGACTAACAAAGCAAGAAAAATGAATCTTTTAAAGGACTGAAGAATTTTAGGAAGCACTTATTTCAATAAATTTTATGCTTCTATACCCAATAAGCTAGATCCCTTTGAAAGCTTAATTCTTGTTAAAACAACAAAATCCGCTTCGGAATTTTCAAAAGAAGATTTAACCGAAACCGTTGTAGTAGATGTATAA